In Trichocoleus desertorum NBK24, the following are encoded in one genomic region:
- a CDS encoding FHA domain-containing protein, which produces MVPEPSQNHLLIIEDTKGWRKLVLGKPRYSIGRDRKCDIRLSSLFVGRHHANLVQQLHDDGSYSYRIVDGDLEGKPSVNGLLVNGHKLQGHDLKNEDIVVFGPCVRITYFVLENDTLDLDTLDLPEFDITLIDPKMVGAACED; this is translated from the coding sequence ATGGTACCAGAACCATCCCAAAACCACTTATTGATTATTGAAGACACCAAAGGTTGGCGCAAGTTGGTTCTTGGTAAACCCCGGTATTCAATTGGTAGAGACCGCAAGTGTGATATTCGCCTCTCTTCACTCTTTGTGGGTCGCCACCACGCCAACTTGGTACAACAATTGCACGACGATGGTAGCTATTCCTATCGAATTGTAGACGGTGATCTAGAAGGTAAGCCTAGCGTAAATGGGCTTCTAGTCAATGGGCATAAACTCCAAGGTCATGATCTCAAGAACGAAGATATCGTTGTTTTTGGTCCCTGTGTGCGAATAACCTACTTTGTTTTGGAAAACGATACCCTTGATCTAGACACACTGGATCTCCCTGAATTTGATATCACTTTGATTGATCCCAAAATGGTGGGAGCTGCTTGCGAAGATTGA